The Mycobacterium seoulense genome has a window encoding:
- a CDS encoding glutamyl-tRNA reductase gives MSVLLFGVSHRSAPVSVLEQLTIDESDQGKIVDRVLQSPLVTEAMVLSTCNRVEVYAVVDAFHGGLAAIGQVLSDHSGMSMGDLTKYAYVRYSEAAVEHLFAVASGLDSAVVGEQQVLGQVRRAYATAETNRTVGRVLHELAQRALSVGKRVHSETAIDAAGASVVSVALSMAERRLGGLDGKTAVLVGAGAMGALAATHLTRAGIGHVHVLNRSSSRAQRLVRKIREAGVRADAMPLDRLADAVADADVMVSCTGAVSPVVTLADVHHALAAARRDETARPLVICDLGMPRDVDPAVAGLPGVWVVDVDRVQHEPSAHAAASDVHAARHIVAAEVAAYLAGQRMAEVTPTVTALRQRAADVVEAELLRLDNRLPGLESAHREEVARTVRRVVDKLLHAPTVRIKQLASAPGGDSYAEALRELFELDQTAVDAVAAGELPVISTGFDAGTSETSVE, from the coding sequence GTGAGCGTCTTGCTTTTCGGGGTTTCGCACCGCAGTGCGCCGGTCTCCGTCCTGGAACAACTCACCATCGACGAGTCCGATCAGGGCAAGATCGTCGACCGGGTGTTGCAGTCGCCGCTGGTCACCGAGGCGATGGTGCTGTCGACATGCAACCGGGTCGAGGTCTACGCGGTGGTGGATGCGTTCCACGGCGGGCTGGCCGCAATCGGGCAGGTGTTGTCGGATCACTCCGGAATGTCGATGGGGGACCTGACCAAATACGCGTACGTCCGTTACAGCGAGGCCGCCGTCGAGCATTTGTTCGCGGTGGCCAGCGGCCTGGACTCCGCGGTGGTCGGTGAGCAGCAGGTCCTCGGCCAGGTGCGCCGCGCGTACGCCACCGCGGAAACCAATCGCACTGTCGGCCGGGTGCTGCACGAGCTGGCCCAGCGGGCGCTGTCGGTGGGGAAGCGGGTGCATTCGGAGACCGCCATCGACGCGGCCGGCGCCTCGGTGGTGTCGGTCGCCTTGAGCATGGCCGAACGCCGGCTGGGCGGCCTGGACGGCAAGACCGCGGTGCTGGTCGGCGCCGGCGCGATGGGCGCCCTGGCGGCAACCCACCTGACCCGGGCCGGCATCGGGCACGTGCACGTCTTGAACCGGTCGTCGTCCCGGGCGCAGCGTTTGGTCCGCAAGATCCGCGAGGCCGGCGTGCGGGCCGACGCCATGCCACTCGACCGCTTGGCCGACGCGGTGGCCGACGCCGACGTCATGGTCAGCTGCACGGGCGCGGTCAGCCCGGTGGTCACGCTGGCCGACGTGCACCACGCGCTGGCCGCCGCGCGCCGCGACGAGACGGCCCGTCCGCTGGTGATCTGCGACCTGGGCATGCCGCGTGACGTGGACCCGGCCGTCGCCGGTCTGCCCGGTGTGTGGGTCGTCGACGTGGACCGCGTGCAGCACGAGCCGTCGGCGCACGCCGCGGCCTCCGACGTCCACGCCGCGCGCCACATCGTGGCGGCCGAGGTCGCCGCCTACCTGGCGGGGCAGCGGATGGCGGAGGTCACCCCGACCGTGACCGCGCTGCGTCAGCGCGCGGCCGACGTGGTGGAGGCGGAGCTGCTGCGCCTGGACAACCGGCTGCCCGGCCTGGAGAGCGCTCACCGTGAGGAGGTGGCGCGCACCGTGCGCCGGGTGGTGGACAAGCTGCTGCACGCGCCCACCGTGCGGATCAAGCAACTGGCCAGCGCCCCCGGCGGGGACAGCTACGCCGAGGCGCTGCGCGAACTCTTCGAACTCGACCAGACCGCGGTCGACGCCGTCGCTGCAGGCGAATTGCCCGTCATATCAACGGGATTCGACGCGGGAACCTCAGAAACGTCGGTCGAGTAG
- the hemC gene encoding hydroxymethylbilane synthase has product MIRIGTRGSLLATTQAGVVRDALIANGHPAELVIVTTAGDRSSAPIETLGVGAFTTALREAMSDGRVDAAVHSHKDLPTAEDPRFTVAAIPPRNDPRDVVVARDGLVLAELPPGSLVGTSSPRRAAQLRALGLGLEIRPLRGNLDTRLNRVSNGDLDAIVVARAGLARLGRLDDVTETLEPVQMLPAPAQGALAVECRAGDGLAAVLAELDDADTRASVTAERALLAELEAGCSAPVGAIAEVVESIDEDGRVFEELSLRGCVAALDGSDVIRASGIGAADRARELGISVAAELFELGARELMAEARQDPARGN; this is encoded by the coding sequence GTGATCCGGATAGGCACCCGGGGCAGTCTCTTGGCCACCACCCAGGCCGGCGTCGTCAGGGACGCCTTGATCGCCAACGGTCATCCGGCGGAGTTGGTGATCGTCACCACCGCCGGCGACCGCTCGTCGGCGCCCATCGAGACCCTGGGGGTCGGCGCCTTCACCACCGCGCTGCGCGAGGCCATGAGCGACGGCCGCGTGGACGCCGCGGTGCACTCCCACAAGGATTTGCCCACGGCGGAAGACCCGCGGTTCACGGTGGCGGCGATACCACCCCGCAACGACCCCCGCGACGTGGTCGTGGCGCGCGACGGGCTGGTCCTCGCGGAGTTGCCACCCGGTTCGCTGGTGGGGACGTCGTCCCCGCGGCGGGCCGCGCAGCTTAGAGCATTGGGTCTCGGTTTGGAAATCCGCCCCCTACGAGGCAACCTAGATACCAGGTTGAACAGGGTAAGCAATGGTGATCTCGACGCGATCGTGGTGGCTCGGGCCGGACTGGCCCGGCTCGGTCGCCTCGACGATGTCACCGAGACGCTAGAGCCGGTGCAGATGTTGCCAGCACCGGCTCAGGGCGCGCTCGCCGTCGAATGCCGCGCCGGTGATGGATTGGCGGCAGTGCTGGCGGAGTTGGACGACGCCGACACGCGCGCGTCGGTCACCGCGGAGCGAGCCCTGTTGGCCGAACTGGAGGCGGGTTGTTCCGCACCGGTGGGCGCGATCGCGGAGGTGGTCGAGTCCATCGATGAGGACGGCCGCGTCTTCGAAGAGCTGTCGCTGCGCGGATGCGTGGCGGCGCTGGATGGGTCCGACGTGATCCGCGCGTCCGGCATCGGCGCCGCCGATCGGGCGCGAGAGCTGGGGATCTCGGTCGCCGCGGAGTTGTTCGAACTCGGCGCCCGAGAACTCATGGCCGAGGCGCGGCAGGACCCGGCACGGGGAAATTAA
- a CDS encoding bifunctional uroporphyrinogen-III C-methyltransferase/uroporphyrinogen-III synthase translates to MTTRGRKPRPGRITYVGSGPGDPGLLTTRAATVLANAALVFTDPDVPEPVLALIGKDLPPVSGPAAPADAAGNGEAGGGAEQPAVISAGPDVRPALGEPAEVAKTLTAEARAGADVVRLVAGDPLTVDAVITEVNAVARSHLHIEIVPGLAPTGAVPTYAGLPLGSSHTVADVRDPHVDWDALAAAPGPLILQATTSHLADAARTLIQHELAESTPCVVTAHGTTCQQRSIETTLGGLTDSAVLGGTDPAGPLTGPLVVTIGKTVASRAKLNWWESRALYGWTVLVPRTKDQAGEMSERLTAYGALPIEVPTIAVEPPRSPAQMERAVKGLVDGRFQWVVFTSTNAVRAVWEKFGEFGLDARAFSGVKIACVGESTADRVRAFGISPELVPAGEQSSLGLLDDFPPYDSIFDPVNRVLLPRADIATETLAEGLRERGWEIEDVTAYRTVRAAPPPAETREMIKTGGFDAVCFTSSSTVRNLVGIAGKPHARTIIACIGPKTAETAAEFGLRVDVQPETAAVGPLVDALAEHAARLRAEGALPPPRKKSRRR, encoded by the coding sequence ATGACGACGCGAGGGCGTAAGCCGAGACCCGGACGCATCACGTACGTGGGTTCCGGTCCCGGTGATCCGGGACTGTTGACCACCCGGGCCGCGACGGTATTGGCGAACGCCGCCCTGGTGTTCACCGACCCCGACGTGCCGGAGCCGGTGCTGGCGCTGATCGGCAAGGACCTGCCGCCCGTTTCCGGCCCGGCGGCGCCCGCCGACGCAGCCGGTAACGGCGAGGCCGGCGGCGGCGCGGAGCAGCCCGCGGTGATCTCGGCCGGTCCGGACGTCCGCCCGGCGCTGGGCGAGCCCGCCGAGGTGGCCAAGACGCTGACCGCCGAGGCCCGCGCCGGCGCCGACGTGGTGCGGCTGGTGGCCGGCGACCCGCTGACGGTGGACGCCGTCATCACCGAGGTGAACGCCGTCGCGCGAAGCCACCTGCACATCGAGATCGTGCCCGGCCTGGCGCCCACGGGCGCCGTGCCCACCTATGCGGGTTTGCCGCTGGGTTCGTCGCACACCGTCGCCGACGTGCGCGACCCACATGTGGACTGGGACGCGCTGGCCGCGGCGCCCGGCCCGCTGATCCTGCAGGCCACCACGTCGCACCTGGCCGACGCGGCCCGCACCCTCATCCAGCACGAGCTGGCCGAGTCCACCCCGTGCGTGGTGACCGCGCACGGCACCACCTGCCAGCAGCGGTCGATCGAAACCACGCTGGGCGGCTTGACCGACTCGGCCGTGCTGGGCGGGACGGACCCGGCAGGCCCGTTGACCGGGCCGCTGGTGGTGACCATCGGCAAGACGGTGGCCAGCCGGGCGAAGCTGAATTGGTGGGAGAGCCGCGCGCTGTACGGCTGGACCGTGTTGGTGCCCCGCACCAAGGACCAGGCCGGGGAGATGAGCGAGCGGCTGACGGCCTACGGCGCGCTGCCGATCGAGGTCCCGACCATCGCCGTCGAACCGCCGCGCAGTCCCGCGCAGATGGAGCGGGCCGTCAAGGGTTTGGTCGACGGCCGCTTCCAGTGGGTGGTGTTCACCTCCACCAACGCGGTCCGCGCGGTGTGGGAGAAGTTCGGCGAGTTCGGCCTCGACGCCCGCGCGTTCTCGGGCGTGAAGATCGCCTGTGTCGGCGAGTCGACGGCCGACCGGGTCCGGGCGTTCGGGATCAGCCCCGAGCTGGTGCCGGCCGGCGAGCAGTCGTCGCTGGGTCTGCTGGACGACTTCCCGCCCTACGACAGCATTTTCGACCCGGTGAACCGCGTCCTGCTGCCGCGGGCCGACATCGCCACCGAGACGCTGGCCGAGGGGCTGCGCGAACGTGGCTGGGAGATCGAGGACGTGACCGCCTACCGCACGGTGCGCGCCGCCCCGCCGCCGGCCGAGACGCGGGAGATGATCAAGACCGGCGGTTTCGACGCCGTGTGCTTCACCTCCAGCTCCACGGTGCGCAACCTGGTCGGCATCGCCGGCAAGCCGCACGCGCGGACGATCATCGCCTGCATCGGCCCCAAGACCGCCGAGACCGCCGCCGAATTCGGTTTGCGGGTGGATGTGCAGCCCGAAACCGCCGCTGTCGGTCCGCTGGTCGACGCTCTGGCCGAGCACGCCGCGCGGTTGCGCGCCGAGGGCGCGCTCCCGCCGCCGCGTAAGAAGAGCCGCAGGCGCTAG
- the hemB gene encoding porphobilinogen synthase, whose protein sequence is MSAYPRQRPRRLRSTPALRRLVAQTSLEPRHLVLPMFVADGIDEPRPIASMPGVVQHTRDSLRSAAADAVAAGVGGLMLFGVPRDEDKDPSGSAGTDPDGILNRALRDLAKDLGDATVLMADTCLDEFTDHGHCGVLDARGRVDNDATVVRYVKLAVAQADSGAHVVGPSGMMDGQVAAIRDGLDAAGHTDVAILAYAAKFASAFYGPFREAVSCSLSGDRRTYQQESGNFREALREIRLDLDEGADMIMVKPAMSYLDVVAAAADISPVPVAAYQVSGEYAMICAAAANNWIDERAAALESLTSIRRAGADIVLTYWAADAAGWLS, encoded by the coding sequence ATGAGCGCGTACCCGCGGCAGCGTCCGCGCCGGCTCCGCTCCACCCCCGCGTTGCGTCGTTTGGTGGCGCAAACCTCTTTGGAGCCAAGGCATTTGGTCCTGCCGATGTTCGTGGCCGACGGCATCGACGAACCCCGGCCGATCGCCTCGATGCCGGGCGTCGTGCAGCACACCCGCGATTCGCTGCGCAGCGCCGCCGCCGATGCCGTCGCCGCCGGGGTGGGCGGGCTGATGCTCTTCGGTGTGCCGCGTGACGAGGACAAGGACCCGTCGGGGTCGGCCGGCACCGACCCCGACGGCATTCTCAACCGCGCCCTGCGCGACCTGGCCAAGGACCTCGGCGACGCCACGGTGTTGATGGCCGACACCTGCCTCGACGAGTTCACCGACCACGGCCACTGCGGTGTCCTGGACGCCAGGGGCCGGGTGGACAACGACGCCACCGTGGTCAGGTACGTGAAACTGGCTGTGGCGCAGGCGGACTCGGGCGCACACGTGGTCGGGCCGAGCGGAATGATGGACGGCCAGGTGGCCGCCATCCGCGACGGCCTGGACGCCGCGGGCCACACCGACGTGGCGATCTTGGCCTACGCCGCGAAGTTCGCCTCGGCGTTCTACGGCCCCTTCCGCGAGGCCGTCAGTTGCAGCCTGTCCGGCGACCGGCGCACCTACCAGCAGGAGTCGGGCAACTTCCGCGAGGCGCTCCGCGAGATCCGGCTGGACCTCGACGAGGGCGCGGACATGATCATGGTCAAACCCGCGATGAGTTACCTCGACGTGGTCGCCGCCGCGGCCGACATCTCACCGGTACCGGTGGCCGCATACCAGGTGTCGGGTGAGTACGCGATGATTTGCGCTGCGGCCGCGAACAATTGGATCGACGAGCGCGCGGCGGCCCTGGAGTCGTTGACCAGCATCCGCCGCGCGGGGGCCGATATCGTGCTGACCTATTGGGCCGCGGACGCGGCCGGTTGGCTTTCGTGA
- a CDS encoding DUF3093 domain-containing protein, which yields MGLALNSDTAARGAEPRRLFYEPGSSWWWVAWGPVAAGAMILIEVWSGAPVSFLIPVIFLVLVSGFVGLQVKAARIHVSVELTEDALRQGTETILVREILKVYPEPEHHEASGKELAQWQSSRALGELVGVPRGRIGIGLKLTGRRTAQAWARRHRELRAALTPLVQERVEPADVTDADRDDDTGSAP from the coding sequence ATGGGGCTTGCGTTGAATTCCGATACTGCAGCGAGGGGCGCCGAACCGAGGCGGTTGTTCTACGAGCCCGGCTCCAGCTGGTGGTGGGTCGCATGGGGCCCGGTCGCGGCGGGCGCAATGATCCTGATCGAGGTCTGGAGCGGCGCACCCGTGTCCTTCCTCATTCCGGTGATCTTCTTGGTGCTGGTGTCGGGGTTCGTCGGGTTGCAGGTCAAGGCGGCACGGATCCACGTCTCGGTCGAGCTGACCGAAGACGCCCTGCGGCAAGGCACGGAAACCATCCTGGTGCGCGAGATCCTCAAGGTGTACCCGGAACCGGAACATCACGAAGCCTCCGGGAAGGAGCTGGCGCAGTGGCAGTCGTCCCGGGCGCTCGGCGAATTGGTCGGCGTGCCCCGCGGACGGATCGGCATCGGCCTCAAGCTCACCGGACGTCGCACCGCACAAGCCTGGGCCCGCCGGCACCGTGAGCTCCGCGCGGCGCTCACCCCGCTGGTTCAGGAGCGGGTCGAACCCGCCGATGTCACCGACGCCGATCGTGACGACGACACCGGGTCCGCACCGTGA
- a CDS encoding STAS domain-containing protein encodes MTIADVLTREQNGIFHCGGARVRAHRRQLATVVSIRGEIDAFNAEQLGEHIRRFILGEDRVVLDMGDVSQFAEAGISLLETFDEDCRAAGVQWTLVASPAVTESLGVGGTELSGACSVHEALHEVADSIARRRRLALSLLRTS; translated from the coding sequence ATGACGATCGCCGATGTGCTGACGCGAGAGCAAAACGGCATCTTCCACTGCGGCGGCGCCCGGGTGCGGGCCCATCGCCGTCAGCTGGCGACCGTGGTGAGCATCCGGGGTGAAATCGACGCCTTCAATGCCGAGCAGCTCGGCGAGCACATTCGTCGTTTCATCCTCGGGGAAGACCGGGTGGTGCTCGACATGGGCGATGTGAGCCAATTCGCCGAGGCGGGCATCTCGCTCTTGGAAACCTTCGATGAGGACTGCCGGGCCGCTGGGGTGCAGTGGACACTGGTTGCGAGCCCGGCGGTCACCGAATCCTTGGGCGTCGGCGGGACGGAATTGTCCGGCGCCTGCTCGGTGCACGAGGCGCTGCACGAGGTGGCCGACTCCATCGCCAGGCGTCGTCGGCTCGCCCTGTCGCTACTCAGGACGTCTTGA
- a CDS encoding acyltransferase family protein: protein MRGAEIRGEIKALTGLRIVAALWVVLFHFRPMLGDVGSDFRDALAPVLNCGAQGVDLFFILSGFVLTWNYLDRMGRSWSTRATLHFLWLRLARVWPVYLVTLHLAALWVIFTLHVGHVPSPDAGQLTAISYVRQVLLVQLWFVPFFDDSSWDGPAWSISAEWLAYLLFGLLVLVILRMKQATRARSLMVLAFAAALPPVVMLLASGHFYTPWSWLPRIVTQFTAGALACAAVRRLRLTDRGRRVAGYVSLLLLAAMVGVLYWFDAHPISGVVENDSGGVVDILFIPLVITLAIGVGSLPRVLSTRLMVYGGQISFCLYMVHELVHTAWGWSVEQFELRPQDNPWKWNVIGLLVIAVVISVVMYHFVEEPARRWMRRMVDVKAVTARSEPDEAPSGKVHPIDRSLEAVSVRAV from the coding sequence GTGCGCGGCGCAGAGATCAGGGGAGAGATCAAGGCCCTGACGGGACTGCGCATCGTGGCCGCGCTGTGGGTCGTGCTGTTCCACTTCCGGCCCATGCTCGGCGACGTGGGGTCCGATTTCCGCGACGCCCTCGCGCCGGTGCTCAACTGCGGAGCCCAGGGCGTCGACCTGTTCTTCATCCTCAGCGGATTCGTCTTGACCTGGAACTACCTCGACCGGATGGGCCGGTCATGGTCCACGCGTGCGACCCTGCATTTCCTCTGGCTGCGGCTGGCCAGGGTGTGGCCGGTGTACCTGGTCACCCTGCACCTCGCCGCCCTGTGGGTGATCTTCACCCTGCACGTCGGTCACGTGCCGTCGCCCGACGCCGGTCAGCTCACCGCGATCAGCTACGTGCGCCAGGTCCTGCTGGTGCAGTTGTGGTTCGTCCCGTTCTTCGATGACTCCAGTTGGGACGGCCCGGCCTGGTCGATCAGCGCCGAATGGCTGGCCTACCTGCTCTTCGGCCTGCTGGTCCTGGTGATTCTGCGGATGAAACAGGCGACGCGGGCGCGCAGCCTGATGGTGCTGGCGTTCGCCGCGGCGTTGCCGCCCGTGGTCATGTTGCTGGCCAGTGGCCACTTCTACACGCCGTGGAGCTGGTTGCCCCGGATCGTCACGCAGTTCACCGCCGGCGCACTGGCCTGCGCGGCGGTGCGCAGGCTGCGGCTGACCGATCGCGGCCGCCGCGTCGCCGGGTACGTGTCGCTACTGCTGCTGGCCGCCATGGTGGGCGTCCTCTATTGGTTTGACGCGCACCCCATCTCCGGTGTCGTGGAGAACGACAGCGGCGGGGTGGTCGACATCCTTTTCATTCCGTTGGTGATCACGCTCGCGATCGGCGTCGGCAGCCTGCCCAGGGTGCTCTCAACCAGGTTGATGGTGTACGGGGGGCAGATCTCGTTCTGCCTGTACATGGTTCACGAGCTGGTACACACCGCGTGGGGATGGTCCGTGGAGCAGTTCGAGTTGCGGCCGCAGGACAATCCGTGGAAGTGGAACGTCATTGGCCTGCTCGTGATCGCCGTGGTGATCTCGGTCGTGATGTATCACTTCGTCGAAGAGCCCGCCCGTCGCTGGATGCGCAGGATGGTCGATGTCAAGGCCGTGACGGCCAGAAGCGAACCCGACGAGGCGCCGAGCGGCAAGGTCCATCCGATCGACCGCTCGCTGGAAGCGGTCTCGGTTCGCGCGGTGTGA
- a CDS encoding Rv0518 family GDSL lipase, translating to MSRLATFVIGLTFLVGIGIAYPAQVRTYGTLTLDFRLNHVAVVGDSYTTGTGEGGLGPRSWPSRAWDALAVRGERISADVAAEGRAGYGMPGDHGSVFEDLTARAVQGDDALVVFFGSRNDETIDPGVVAEKARSTFDLARRLAPSARFLVIGPPWPTADVPPPMLQVRDVIGAAAAAAGATWVDPIAERWFVGRPDLIGADGVHPNDAGHQYMADKIAPLIRTQLST from the coding sequence GTGAGTCGTCTGGCCACCTTTGTCATCGGTCTGACGTTTTTGGTGGGTATCGGCATCGCATACCCGGCTCAGGTGCGTACCTACGGCACCCTGACCCTGGATTTCCGGTTGAACCACGTGGCCGTCGTCGGGGACTCCTACACGACCGGCACCGGCGAGGGTGGGCTGGGCCCGAGGTCGTGGCCCTCCCGTGCCTGGGACGCGCTCGCCGTGCGGGGCGAACGAATCTCGGCCGACGTCGCGGCCGAGGGCAGGGCCGGCTACGGCATGCCGGGCGACCATGGCAGCGTGTTCGAGGATCTGACCGCCAGGGCCGTGCAGGGTGACGATGCGCTGGTGGTCTTCTTCGGCTCCCGCAACGACGAGACCATCGATCCGGGTGTGGTCGCCGAAAAGGCCCGCAGCACATTCGATCTGGCGCGCCGCCTGGCACCGTCCGCCCGGTTCCTGGTGATCGGCCCGCCGTGGCCTACCGCCGATGTGCCCCCTCCCATGCTGCAGGTGCGCGACGTGATCGGGGCGGCGGCCGCGGCCGCGGGGGCGACGTGGGTGGACCCGATCGCCGAACGCTGGTTCGTCGGCAGGCCCGACCTGATCGGCGCGGACGGCGTGCACCCCAACGACGCGGGGCATCAATACATGGCGGACAAGATCGCACCGCTCATTCGGACACAGCTGTCGACCTAG